Proteins from a genomic interval of Neodiprion lecontei isolate iyNeoLeco1 chromosome 2, iyNeoLeco1.1, whole genome shotgun sequence:
- the LOC107220444 gene encoding enolase-like has translation MPIQKLKARQIFDSRGDPTLEVDLVTDIGLLRSSVPCVFSPNPNEATELRDNNEASYNGRSVFKAVEIVNNVIAPELLRSKLEVCQQREIDNLMTSLDGTDNKSRLGANAILAVSVACCKGGAAKRGLPLYRYIAELSENTEIIIPVPAFNVISGGKYAGNSLACQEFMILPTGIHIQLYVA, from the coding sequence ATGCCTATCCAGAAATTGAAAGCCCGACAAATATTCGACTCTCGCGGCGACCCAACACTCGAAGTTGATCTCGTGACCGATATTGGACTTCTGCGATCCTCCGTCCCCTGTGTTTTCTCGCCTAACCCAAACGAAGCTACCGAACTACGGGACAACAACGAAGCCTCGTACAATGGGCGATCGGTGTTCAAAGCGGTTGAAATCGTCAACAACGTCATAGCTCCGGAGCTTCTTCGGTCGAAGCTTGAAGTCTGTCAGCAGCGCGAAATTGATAATCTTATGACAAGCCTCGACGGAACTGATAACAAGTCAAGGCTCGGAGCAAATGCAATTCTGGCCGTCTCTGTCGCCTGCTGCAAAGGCGGCGCGGCAAAAAGGGGTCTCCCGCTTTACAGATATATTGCCGAATTGTCAGAAAACACGGAAATAATTATTCCCGTACCAGCATTCAATGTAATCAGCGGCGGAAAATATGCTGGAAATTCTCTTGCCTGTCAAGAATTCATGATCCTACCTACAGGTATTCATATACAATTATACGTCGCATGA
- the LOC107220459 gene encoding zinc carboxypeptidase: MLRLWIIAACAATAVFAEVDRFDNYKVFAVTPNTTAHLNLLRELGETENGFDLWNDPARLDAPVHIMVPPHRLYEFEEYMNVVGAHYTTYIEDVQKLIDAENGPLQSRDGSFGWTSYHTLNEIYEWLESLAVKYPENVEVVVAGSTYEDREIKGIKISFGSDNPGIFIEGGIHAREWISPATVTYITNELLTSTDPDVRELADRHDWYIFPVFNPDGYAHTHSSSRLWRKTRSRVSALCRGADPNRNWGFQWNTGGASSLPCVDTYAGSGPFSEIETKSASEYIDSISDKFYAYISFHSYTQLLLIPYGHTTDHLDNYDELYEIGIITAEALQQRYGTTYTVGNIAETIYVATGASVDWVKATYNTPITYIYELRDLGRWGFLLPAAQIIPTGEETLDSLVAMFKAAKERGHGV, translated from the exons ATGCTGCGTCTTTGGATAATCGCAGCCTGTGCGGCCACAGCCGTATTCGCCGAAGTAGACAGATTCGACAACTACAAGGTATTCGCCGTAACTCCCAACACTACGGCTCATTTGAATTTACTCAGGGAACTCGGTGAAACTGAAAACGGC TTTGATCTATGGAACGATCCAGCTCGCCTCGACGCACCGGTTCACATTATGGTACCACCGCATCGGCTTTATGAGTTCGAAGAATACATGAACGTAGTGGGCGCGCATTACACTACCTACATCGAAGATGTGCAGAAATTGATAGACGCTGAGAATGGCCCGCTCCAATCACGGGACGGTAGCTTCGGGTGGACGAGCTATCACACTTTGAATGAAATCTACGAATGGCTGGAATCTTTGGCCGTTAAGTATCCGGAAAACGTCGAAGTGGTGGTAGCTGGCTCGACCTACGAAGATCGTGAAATAAAGGgcattaaaatttcattcgggTCCGACAATCCTGGGATCTTCATCGAAGGTGGTATCCACGCTCGGGAATGGATTTCACCAGCAACCGTGACTTACATCACCAACGAACTTTTGACCAGCACGGATCCCGACGTTAGAGAATTGGCCGATAGACACGACTGGTACATTTTTCCCGTTTTCAATCCGGACGGTTACGCGCACACGCATTCCAGC AGCCGTTTGTGGCGAAAGACGCGGTCCCGAGTGAGCGCCTTGTGCCGTGGAGCTGATCCAAACAGAAACTGGGGATTCCAGTGGAACA cCGGTGGCGCGAGCAGCTTACCCTGCGTGGACACGTACGCCGGTTCGGGACCtttttccgaaattgaaaCCAAATCCGCATCCGAGTACATAGACTCTATCAGCGATAAATTCTACGCGTACATATCATTTCACAGCTATACCCAGTTGTTACTCATACCGTACGGACACACCACGGATCATCTAGACAACTATGACGAATTG TACGAAATTGGAATCATAACTGCTGAGGCTCTCCAACAGAGATACGGAACAACGTACACGGTCGGAAATATTGCCGAAACTATCT ATGTTGCCACCGGAGCATCCGTAGACTGGGTTAAGGCCACGTACAATACGCCGATTACCTACATTTACGAATTGAGGGATCTTGGCCGATGGGGATTCCTTTTGCCCGCCGCGCAAATTATTCCCACTGGGGAAGAAACTCTGGACTCACTCGTGGCGATGTTCAAGGCTGCCAAGGAACGTGGACACGGCGTATAA
- the LOC107220443 gene encoding acetyl-coenzyme A synthetase has product MADRIYHPNAAVAANSHCSSFKQYQEFYEQSIESPEKFWGQVAKQFHWETPVKEGKFCSYNFDVSKGDVFIEWMEGASTNISFNLLDRNVKNGNGDKVAFYWEGNHPDDYSRLTYRKLLEEVCRFANVLKSKGVAKGDCVAIYMPMILELPIAMLACTRIGATHNIVFAGYSSDSLAERILDSKSKVLITADGVWRGEKLLNLKRICDDALEKAKNNGHQVESCIVVSHLQRLSNTMTKSESREGVSVNGTNGSTNGTQKNNPRSDDFEVAWIEDRDFWWHEEMEDVDSRCYPVWMAAEDPLFILYTSGSTGKPKGVLHTTAGYLIYAATSFKYVFDYHPGDVYWCTADIGWITGHTYVVYGPLANGATSVLFEGTPFYPDNDRYWSIVDKYKVTQFYTAPTVVRSLMKFGDDLPKRHDLTTLKVLGSVGEPINSEAWLWYYNVVGRGKCSIADTFFQTETGGHVITPLPGATPMKPGSATFPFFGVSPELLDEDGTVINGEGEGFLVFSKPWPGMMRTLFGNHERFQSTYFSKFHGYYCTGDGAKRDADGYLWVTGRVDDMLNVSGHLMSTAEVESVLSEHEAVAEAAVVSRPHPVKGQCLYCFITPNQDAPFDRKLQDELKIKVRERIGPFAQPDVIQHAPGLPKTRSGKIMRRILRKIAVGDKNVGDTSTLADEAVVDLLFQLRPQI; this is encoded by the exons atGGCTGACAGAATTTACCATCCGAACGCGGCGGTTGCTGCGAATTCGCACTGCAGCAGCTTCAAACAGTATCAAGAATTTTACGAACA ATCGATTGAAAGTCCCGAAAAATTTTGGGGTCAGGTGGCCAAACAGTTTCACTGGGAGACACCGGTAAAAGAGggaaaattttgctcgtacaATTTCGATGTGAGTAAAGGAGACGTATTCATCGAATGGATGGAAGGTGCCTCCACCAATATTAGTTTCAACCTTCTCGACAGAAACGTAAAGAATGGAAACGGCGACAAGGTTGCCTTTTATTG GGAAGGTAATCATCCAGATGACTACTCTCGGCTTACGTACAGAAAACTGCTTGAAGAGGTCTGCAGATTTGCCAATGTCTTGAAATCGAAAGGTGTAGCCAAAGGCGACTGCGTAGCAATTTATATGCCAATGATTCTCGAATTACCCATAGCCATGCTTGCGTGCACGAGAATAGGCGCCACTCACAACATTGTG TTTGCAGGATACTCGTCGGATTCACTGGCAGAACGAATTCTCGATTCAAAATCAAAAGTCCTCATAACTGCGGACGGCGTATGGCGTGGTGAAAAGCTCCTGAATCTGAAACGTATATGCGACGACGCTTTGGAAAAGGCAAAAAATAACGGACACCAGGTAGAAAGCTGTATAGTGGTATCTCATCTTCAAAGGCTCAGCAACACTATGACTAAATCAGAATCCAGGG AAGGTGTCAGCGTAAATGGTACAAATGGATCTACGAATGGTACGCAAAAAAATAACCCGCGATCCGACGATTTTGAGGTTGCTTGGATAGAGGATCGAGATTTTTGGTGGCATGAAGAGATGGAAGACGTTGACTCTCGCTGTTACCCAGTATGGATGGCTGCTGAAGATCctttgtttatattatacactag CGGCTCGACGGGGAAACCAAAAGGAGTTCTCCACACTACAGCCGGATATCTCATTTATGCCGCCACGTCGTTCAAATATGTTTTCGATTATCATCCGGGCGACGTGTATTGGTGTACAGCTGACATCGGATGGATCACAGGTCATACTTACGTTGTCTACGGTCCATTAGCGAATGGCGCCACCTCTGTCCTG TTTGAAGGGACACCGTTTTATCCGGACAATGACAGATACTGGTCAATAGTGGATAAATATAAGGTCACGCAATTCTACACAGCACCGACCGTCGTGAGATCACTCATGAAGTTTGGAGATGATTTGCCAAAGAGACATGATCTTACGACTTTAAAG GTCCTCGGATCGGTAGGAGAGCCCATTAACTCCGAAGCATGGCTGTGGTATTACAACGTCGTCGGTCGTGGCAAATGCAGTATCGCCGACACATTCTTCCAGACCGAAACTGGCGGTCACGTAATCACGCCACTCCCAGGGGCGACACCCATGAAACCCGGATCCGCG ACGTTTCCATTCTTTGGCGTTTCACCAGAACTTCTAGACGAAGATGGTACCGTGATCAACGGCGAAGGTGAAGGTTTTCTGGTCTTCAGCAAGCCGTGGCCGGGTATGATGAGGACATTGTTTGGAAATCACGAAAGATTTCAGTCAACGTATTTCTCCAAATTTCATGGCTATTACTGTACAGGAGACG GTGCGAAGCGAGACGCCGATGGTTACTTGTGGGTGACAGGCCGCGTAGACGACATGTTGAATGTTTCCGGGCACTTGATGTCCACTGCCGAAGTTGAGAGTGTCTTGAGCGAGCACGAAGCAGTCGCTGAAGCAGCTGTGGTGAGCAGACCACACCCGGTCAAGGGCCAATGTCTTTACTGCTTCATTACGCCGAACCAGGACGCGCCGTTTGACCGAAAGCTGCAGGATGAATTGAAGATCAAAG TACGAGAAAGGATAGGCCCCTTCGCTCAACCGGATGTTATTCAGCATGCCCCTGGCCTGCCGAAAACGCGATCGGGAAAAATAATGCGGCGTATATTACGAAAAATAGCTGTCGGTGACAAAAACGTTGGCGACACGTCAACTTTGGCCGACGAAGCTGTGGTGGATCTGCTTTTCCAGCTACGGCCACAGATTTAG